In Bicyclus anynana chromosome 13, ilBicAnyn1.1, whole genome shotgun sequence, a genomic segment contains:
- the LOC112052796 gene encoding solute carrier family 35 member F1, which yields MAVVCVVWADVEGAPTDGKNQLVGDMLCLGGSLLYAVVTVLQEIMLKTHSCAEYLAFLGFIGSILSATQTFFLDFEELLTFNWYEFDSIAQLGSYCGVQTVFQILQSFMLREAGSIILHLSFLSADYYTLIAGMYIFQFKFHALYFLSFVLALVGVFLFSARSTAPPARAALPQLVHDSVQSQDNVSMEYTVPTLDCIPLSEGLEPPMSRDTTFTSFLGGPQTNVSGLPNGTITFGHPNGITNDNEKDTAQD from the exons ATGGCCGTGGTCTGTGTAGTGTGGGCAGATGTCGAGGGCGCTCCCACTgatg GTAAAAACCAACTTGTAGGAGACATGCTATGTCTCGGAGGATCACTGTTGTATGCAGTTGTCACAGTGCTCCAAGAAATAATGCTCAAGACACACTCGTGTGCTGAATATTTGGCGTTCCTCGGCTTTATTGGCAGCATTTTATCAGCGACTCAGACATTTTTCCTAGATTTCGAAGAGCTGTTGACATTTAACTGGTACGAGTTTGATTCGATAGCTCAACTGGGAAGCTACTGCGGCGTGCAGACAGTGTTCCAGATTCTACAGAGTTTCATGCTGAGAGAGGCTGGCTCTATTATATTACATCTATCGTTTCTGTCTGCCGACTATTACACATTGATTGCTGGGATGTACATCTTTCAGTTTaag TTCCACGCACTGTACTTCCTGTCGTTCGTGCTGGCGCTGGTGGGCGTGTTTCTCTTCAGCGCGCGCTCcaccgcgccgcccgcgcgcgccgcgctGCCGCAGCTCGTCCACGACTCCGTGCAGTCGCAGGACAACGTCTCCAT GGAGTACACAGTACCAACGTTGGACTGCATACCGCTGTCCGAAGGCCTCGAGCCGCCCATGAGTAGAGACACCACGTTCACGTCATTCCTCGGCGGACCGCAGACCAACGTTTCCGGACTGCCCAACGGTACGATCACGTTTGGTCACCCTAACGGTATAACTAACGATAACGAAAAAGATACAGCTCAAGACTAG
- the LOC128198635 gene encoding solute carrier family 35 member F2-like, whose amino-acid sequence MESVNFSDKIENYFSELGRWKVWRSILLGQVLSLLLSGKCILTTLLQSATWQFPTTAQLVVPYIALFILFTPSLLCSGLKKLSKKWWLVLIACTLDVEASWLLVLSQRFTSVLS is encoded by the exons ATGGAGAGCGTAAATTTCAGTGATAAaatcgaaaattatttttcGGAACTGGGTCGATG gaAAGTGTGGCGCAGTATCCTCTTGGGTCAAGTACTGTCACTGTTGCTCAGTGGAAAGTGCATACTGACCACACTGCTGCAAAGTGCCACGTGGCAGTTCCCCACCACTGCACAGCTTGTGGTTCCTTACATAGCTCTGTTCATATTGTTCACTCCATCTTTATTGTGTAGTGGGCTGAAGAAGTTATcgaa AAAATGGTGGTTAGTGCTGATAGCCTGTACGCTAGACGTAGAAGCCAGTTGGCTGCTAGTGTTGTCCCAGCGTTTCACGTCAGTGTTGAGCTGA